CGCGTTTTGGATGCTCTGGAAGAAGTAGGTCAGTTGGACAATACGATGATTGTGTACAGTTCGGATCACGGCGATATGTTGGGCAGTCACCGCTTGTTTAACAAGATGATGAATATGTACAATGAGACGCACCAGGTTCCATTGGCGATCCGTTGGCCGGGTGTTGTTGAACCCAATCGCGTTTGCGATGATTTTGTGAGTCTGGTCGATATGATGCCGACGTTTCTCGAGATGGCAGGTGTGGATATTCCCGATAAGGTCGATGGGTGTTCTTTGCTGCCCTTATTGCGCGGGGAAACGCCGTCGGACTGGCGGGAGGATATTTTTGCGGAACATCACGGGTACGAGCCTGCGCTGTGTACGATTCGAATGGTGCAGACCCAAAAGTGGAAGTATATCTACAATCCGTGTAGCGAGGATGAACTCTACGATCTGGTGAGTGATCCCGGAGAGTTGCACAATTTAGCGCCTAAGTTGGGGTACAAACATGTGCTCAGGCGCATGAAAGATCGCATGGTCAAATGGCTGAGAGATACCAACGATGGAATTGTAAATGATGGCGGCTGGCAGTCAAATTCTTATGATTTGTTTGTGTCGGGACGAGAGCGTTGAAAAAAGCATCCACAGAAAAAAACGCGAATAATTTGAGCGTTTTTCGCAGATGAACGCAGATGGAAAAATCAAAAGAAGAGCGCGTAATTTGAGAAGGCTCACAGCATAGGCATACGCTGGGCACAACGCCAGTAAAGTTAATAGTAAAAAAGGGTTACGTCGAGGTGGCGTAACCCTTTCTGTCTTTTGTCCTTGTTCACTCGTGCCGGAGTATCTGAACCAGATCAGTGATTGCTGCATGGAGATACCGAATCCCGGTTTCGGCCAACAGTGCGGGCTGAGAAAATTTGCATGAAAGTTGCCCTACCGAGTGATACCCAGCAGGACAACTTGCCACAGTATGACGGTATTAGAGCATCTTAGGCCAATGAATGCCTTATTTAGTTCGGTTCCATTTCCAGATGCGCAAGAAGGTCACAGAGCTACTGGGAGGGTAATGCCAGCTTAGATGTTCGTATCGATGTCCTGGAAGAACAATCTCCATCTGGTAGAAGTTTCCATCCTTATCTACACGAAACAAGAAGCTCCCATATGGTTTGTCAGGGAATGAATTAATTGGACAGTTGGGTGGGGTGCTCAAAACGCTTCCCTGAAGGTTGTGCAGGGTAATAAACTCCTCTCTGGGATTTCTATTGACCAGCCATTGAACGAATACCTCATTCTTGCCAAATGGGAGAACCGCAATGGCTTTTGCCTGGAAGGACAACGATGACGGTTTCTCGGGTGTGAACGCTATCCAGTCATCCATCTGGCTCCGCGTATCATCGAACTTTTGAAAAGTACCAGTCGCATTTCGGGATGATCCGGTAATGAGGTAGCTCGCATAAAAATTAGCGTTCTTAAGTAGCCTCGAAGCATTCGGTATTACACGAATCGTCTCCCCAGACTCGTTTAGAATTAAGAGGTTTCCGGCATCTGAATATAAGATCTGTCCTGATTTGTCAACGCCAAAGTCGCCTGATCCTCCTATACCTGGGAGGCTAATTTTTTTTATCTCCTCACCTTTAGAATTCAAAAAGAGGAGAGTGGGATTATTTGAACTTGGATATCCAACAATCACATTGCCAGAAGGATGGGTTTTGATACTCTTATAGTGCTGCGGAAGTGTGACTGCGAATTTGAACTGTCCATTCTGGTCGAACTTTTGAACCCGGTCATTTCTGGTATCCAGCACCCAAATCGATCCGCTGGTGTCAATTGTAAAGTCTGTCGGATAGTGCCACCCACCTCCTTCTGGTGCGAAACTGATACCAAACTGTCCGGGTTGGGTGCCCACTTTGGCCTCAATGACAAGCAATGGGCTATCGAAAGATACCTGGTTGGCCGTTGATTCATCCGTGGACAGGGTAGGTGACATTGCCACGAAAGCGAAAAACAGTAATTTTTTTAGATACCGCATGGGATAAATTTTTAGTGATCGTGATGGTCGTGAATGGCGTATTCCGCTGTTCTGGCGTCCAGTTGTTCCCGGCTGATCAAGCCCCTATCAATGAGCAATTCTTCGAGGGAAGCGACCCATCGGGCATAGTAGCTCGATGGGTTGTTGTTTTGTTCTGCATCGGCGATTTCCGAAGCCAATTGGGAACTGAACGCACGCCATTCGTAGAGGTCTTTTTCGTTGAGTGCAACGGCAAGACCGAAAGCGCGCGCTTCCCAGGGCGCCTGAAAAACGAGTTCTCCATTTTCTCTGGGCAGGGCGATTTTCGTGTCCATGGTGGCGATTTTTTTGTCGGTTTTTTGCGTCATTCTGGTCTCACTTTGAGGGCGATTCGATTTTGGTGACGCCGATCATTGCGTCGCGCGTGACAAGTGAGATGAGTTGTTCTTCGGTGTAGTTTTCTGTGCCGGCAGGGCGTTCGGGCAGGACCATGTAGCGGAGGTCCGAGTTGCTGTCCCAGACGCGGATTTCTACGGTGTCGGGCAGGTCGAGGTCAAATTCCCGCAAGACGGCTCTTGGCTCTCGTACAGCTCGCGAGCGGTACGCGTAGGATTTGTACCAGTTCGGAGGCAAGCCGAGTACGGACCAGGGATAACAGGAGCAAAGGGTGCAGACGACGAGGTGGTGGACGTCCGGGGTATTTTCCAATACGACGATTTTGGCACCCTGCGCGCTGTCAAAACCCAGTTCGGCAATTGCCGCTCTGCCATCCTCCAGCAGCCGTTGTTTGTAGTCCGGATCTGTCCAGGCGCGGGCAACCACTCTGGCTCCGTTGAGGGGACCTACGTCTTTTTCGTATTTTTCCACGACTTCGTCTATAATATCTGCTGTGATCAATCCCTTTTCGATGAGGAGCGATTCGAGCGCTCTGGTGCGCAGGGCTGCGTCGGTCTCGGTCTGGGTAACTGTGTTCATAAAAAAATCCTTTTGTGCTTGAGGATGGTTAAACGGGTTCCAGGTAGCTTTCCCACATGTCCAGATAGACGGCACTTTTTGTTTCGGCGGCACTACCCCATAGTTCCGAGGCTTCAAAGCGCACGGCGTATAAGGGTTGCTGGCGGTTTGTACACCCTGCGGGCAGTTCGGCGTCCTGGAGGTTGTCGATGCCGTAGTAATTGGTGATTGTGCCGTATTTGCCCCGTACGTATCGGGGGAGCCGGGTGTGGCCCTCGGGATGGATGTTGCGCGATCTTACGCGGTCGCCATTGGAAAATTGCGGCTGGATGTCCATTTTTTGCTGGGGTGGGGTAGCAGGGCGCGGTCGTTTGAGTTCCGCTCTGACGGCATCGGGATCGGGGTGTGCCGGGGTTTCGGCATTAGGATCGTTTCGGAAGAGTGCCATCCGTGTTTCCATCTCTTCCGGGGTTAGTACGCCGGCGTCGATCAGTCCTTTGATACGGGAATACAGCCATTTTTCGTAATAGCTGGACGAGAGGTAGTGCGCCGGGTCCATGTTTTCGATATTGTTGCGGGAGCCTCCGGGGATCGGCACAGGTGTGGCTACGGATATGGCGAGTACCCGGCTTTCCCAGGGGTGGTGAAATAAGGGTTCGTTTTCTTCGCGCTCTATGGGACCAAATCCATGCATCCCACCCATGTCGTGAATGCCATCCATGTTTGCTCCTGTGTTTAGCTGTCGTGGATGTTTGCCGGGTTTCTGAGGGAGACATAGTTTAATTTGTACTTGATATTTTGTCAACTACCCAATTGCCTAAATGGAAGGTCAAAGCACGAGCAGAACGCCAGCTATACAGAGAGTAACTCCTGTGAGAAGGCGGAGCGTGATTTGTTCTTTGAGAAAGATTACTGCCAGAATAAGTGAGAGGACAGGTGTTGCAGTTGTTACTGTTGCTGTTTTAGCGGGTCCGATGAACAGAACGGCCTCGACGTAGAAGAAAGATCCGAGGCCCATGCCTGCAAGTCCGGTGAAGGCAATCAGCGCAAATGTGCGCCATCCGATGTCGCGCAGGTTGCCGCGCCCCTGATTGAGCCGCCAAATACCAAATAATGCCAGGGCTACGAGCGGCATTCGCACGCTGTTGGCCTGAATACTGGTGAGATGCGTCATTGCAGGTTTGAGCATGGTGGTGCTCAAACCCCAGAGTAAAGATGTGATAA
This Gemmatimonadota bacterium DNA region includes the following protein-coding sequences:
- the nthB gene encoding nitrile hydratase subunit beta is translated as MDGIHDMGGMHGFGPIEREENEPLFHHPWESRVLAISVATPVPIPGGSRNNIENMDPAHYLSSSYYEKWLYSRIKGLIDAGVLTPEEMETRMALFRNDPNAETPAHPDPDAVRAELKRPRPATPPQQKMDIQPQFSNGDRVRSRNIHPEGHTRLPRYVRGKYGTITNYYGIDNLQDAELPAGCTNRQQPLYAVRFEASELWGSAAETKSAVYLDMWESYLEPV
- a CDS encoding nitrile hydratase accessory protein, which codes for MTQKTDKKIATMDTKIALPRENGELVFQAPWEARAFGLAVALNEKDLYEWRAFSSQLASEIADAEQNNNPSSYYARWVASLEELLIDRGLISREQLDARTAEYAIHDHHDH
- the nthA gene encoding nitrile hydratase subunit alpha is translated as MNTVTQTETDAALRTRALESLLIEKGLITADIIDEVVEKYEKDVGPLNGARVVARAWTDPDYKQRLLEDGRAAIAELGFDSAQGAKIVVLENTPDVHHLVVCTLCSCYPWSVLGLPPNWYKSYAYRSRAVREPRAVLREFDLDLPDTVEIRVWDSNSDLRYMVLPERPAGTENYTEEQLISLVTRDAMIGVTKIESPSK